Proteins co-encoded in one Prunus persica cultivar Lovell chromosome G6, Prunus_persica_NCBIv2, whole genome shotgun sequence genomic window:
- the LOC18771981 gene encoding peroxidase A2 — protein MPSSSSSSPNNYSTKILASILFAILLILCAGAGYGEAQLSPTFYDKDCPNATSIVRAVIEEALQTDLRIAASLTRLFFHDCFVNGCDGSILLDNSSTIDSEKGALPNNNSARGFDVVDNIKTALETACPGIVSCADILAISAEESVSLSGGPSWTVLLGRRDSTTANRTAANEALPAPSFTLDELKASFAAVGLDTTDLVALSGAHTFGRAQCQFFSDRLYAFNSTGSPDPTLNSTYLETLSALCPQSGNGSVLADLDPSTPDGFDADYFSNLQVHYGLLQSDQELFSTSGADTVDIINSYSANQSAFFESFVISMNKMGNISLLTGTDGEIRLNCSKVNEDTYGSSATLIAEY, from the exons atgccatcttcttcttcttcttctccaaataaTTACAGTACTAAAATATTGGCAAGTATTTTGTTTGCCATATTATTAATCTTGTGTGCAGGTGCAGGATATGGTGAGGCCCAGCTGAGCCCTACGTTTTACGATAAAGACTGCCCAAATGCCACAAGTATTGTGCGTGCTGTCATTGAAGAGGCTTTGCAGACAGATCTCCGTATTGCTGCCAGCCTCACCAGGCTTTTCTTCCATGACTGCTTCGTCAAc GGTTGTGATGGATCAATCTTGTTGGACAACAGTAGTACCATAGACAGCGAGAAAGGAGCATTGCCAAATAACAACTCAGCCAGAGGATTTGATGTTGTGGAcaacatcaagactgctttgGAGACTGCTTGCCCCGGCATTGTTTCCTGTGCTGATATTCTCGCCATTTCTGCTGAAGAATCTGTTTCTttg TCTGGAGGCCCCTCATGGACAGTTCTATTAGGAAGAAGGGATAGCACAACAGCGAATCGCACGGCTGCCAACGAAGCCCTTCCAGCTCCCTCTTTCACCCTTGACGAACTCAAGGCCAGCTTCGCAGCTGTTGGCCTCGACACCACTGATCTGGTTGCACTATCCG GTGCTCACACATTTGGGCGTGCTCAATGTCAATTTTTCTCCGACCGATTGTATGCCTTCAACAGCACAGGCAGTCCTGATCCAACCTTAAACTCAACCTACTTAGAAACACTGAGTGCGTTATGCCCGCAGTCCGGGAATGGGAGTGTGCTAGCCGATCTCGACCCTTCAACTCCTGATGGTTTCGATGCCGATTATTTCTCTAATCTTCAAGTTCATTATGGCCTTCTCCAAAGCGATCAAGAGCTGTTTTCGACCAGCGGGGCTGATACCGTTGACATTATTAACAGCTACAGCGCTAATCAAAGCGCCTTCTTTGAGAGCTTTGTGATATCTATGAATAAAATGGGGAATATAAGCCTCCTGACCGGAACTGATGGAGAGATTCGATTGAACTGCAGTAAGGTTAATGAAGATACATATGGATCATCTGCTACTTTGATAGCTGAGTATTAA